From the genome of Fragaria vesca subsp. vesca unplaced genomic scaffold, FraVesHawaii_1.0 scf0512956, whole genome shotgun sequence, one region includes:
- the LOC101294718 gene encoding dolichol-phosphate mannosyltransferase-like, producing the protein MEKTKNKYSIIVPTYNERLNIALLVYLVFKHLRDVDFEIIIVDDGSPDGTQLVVQQLQDLYGQDRILLRARPRKLGLGTAYIHGLKHASGDFVVIMDADLSHHPKYLPSFIKKQLETNASIVTGTRYVKGGGVHGWNLMRKLTSRGANVLAQTLLWPGVSDLTGSFRLYKKSALEDIISSCVSKGYVFQMEMIVRASRKGYHIEEVPITFVDRVYGISKLGGSEIVEYLKGLAYLLVTT; encoded by the exons CAACCTACAACGAGCGCCTCAACATCGCCCTCCTCGTCTACCTCGTCTTCAAGCATCTCCG GGATGTTGACTTTGAGATAATCATTGTAGACGATGGATCGCCTGACGGGACTCAGCTGGTGGTTCAGCAATTGCAGGACCTCTACGGTCAGGATCGCATC CTGTTGAGAGCTAGACCGAGGAAGCTTGGGTTGG GAACGGCTTACATTCATGGATTGAAGCATGCCTCTGGGGATTTTGTTGTGATAATGGATGCGGATTTGTCGCATCAT CCAAAGTATTTGCCAAGCTTCATCAA GAAACAGTTGGAGACTAATGCTAGTATAGTTACTGGAACCCGTTATGTTAAAGGTGGGGGTGTACATGGGTGGAATCTTATGCGCAAACTAACTAGTAGGGGAGCCAATGTACTTGCACAGACGCTTTTATGGCCTGGTGTATCAGACTTGACAGGATCTTTCAG GCTTTATAAAAAATCAGCTCTTGAAGATATCATTAGTTCATGTGTCAGCAAGGGATATGTATTTCAGATGGAAATGATAGTTCGGGCTTCTAGAAAAGGCTACCATATTGAAGAG GTTCCAATCACTTTTGTTGACAGAGTATATGGAATTTCAAAGCTCGGTGGTTCTGAAATTGTTGAATATCTGAAAGGCCTTGCATATCTTCTTGTTACAACATGA
- the LOC101295004 gene encoding uncharacterized protein LOC101295004, with the protein MSRNNETSNSDEPPDLEKQQQQPDGAVEAVTSIPDSSAAPPLLNVVVSQPPPPVAAANLSKEAKGQHSRSSSAHEQCRVCQQDKDEALIDLGCHCRGGLAKAHRSCIDTWFRSKGSNKCEICQGVASNVSSPESQPTTNYWVWRIETTYRSQNQDRGCNPLWVAFSILIGGLMLDVLISTTLGISAVPVNIIIGVIVVLGLGTILRLALAFCHEWSTRSVVQRVETQRVPLGYHPDL; encoded by the exons ATGAGCAGAAACAACGAGACTTCAAATTCCGACGAGCCTCCTGACCTcgagaagcagcagcagcagcctgACGGCGCCGTTGAGGCGGTTACCTCAATTCCCGATTCTTCTGCCGCACCGCCGCTGCTGAATGTCGTCGTTTCGCAACCACCGCCTCCCGTCGCCGCCGCCAATCTGTCAAAGGAGGCTAAGGGACAGCACTCGAGAAGCTCCAGTGCTCATGAACAATGCAG AGTGTGTCAGCAGGATAAAGATGAAGCTTTGATTGATCTGGGATGCCATTGTCGAGGTGGACTTGCGAAAGCGCATAGATCATGTATAGACACTTGGTTTCGGAGCAAAGGATCCAACAAATGCGAGATTTGCCA AGGGGTAGCTAGCAATGTGTCGTCTCCAGAATCCCAGCCAACT ACAAATTATTGGGTTTGGAGAATTGAAACAACCTATCGATCGCAAAATCAAGACCGG GGCTGTAACCCCCTTTGGGTGGCATTCTCAATCCTCATAGGTGGTCTGATGTTGGATGTGCTAATATCTACCACCCTTGGCATCTCTGCTGTCCCCGTTAACATTATCATTG GTGTTATTGTGGTCCTTGGGCTTGGAACTATACTGAGACTTGCCTTGGCGTTTTGCCATGAATGGAGTACGAGAAGTGTTGTACAGCGAGTGGAAACACAGAGAGTGCCTCTTGGCTACCATCCTGATCTTTAG
- the LOC101295292 gene encoding uncharacterized protein LOC101295292: MAVLSMESLPLGFRFRPTDEELINHYLRLKINGRHSEVQVIPDIDVCKWEPWDLPKLSMIKSDDQEWFFFCPRDRKYPNGHRSNRATDAGYWKATGKDRTIKSRRFKSAANSTGLVGMKKTLVFYKGRAPKGERTSWIMHEYRPTQKELDGTAPGQCAYVLCRLFHKPEEKAEVLKYDEVDQPGLSPTTSPDETSSDVVQESPTPDMKGGKESEGISQWNDSFDHMTPDTVTMPPIDSYMASDVEVSGPEETIFSGEMSFFEPTFDCKIFSPSHTPFDAELDYVGSPLEFGNHNNGLYFQDGTCEQDVYLPEVFDEVGNKNYESSLEESQKNLVVGSEAYLSDSFMLQDIPPENPWLNGAWGYPDAKAAQHNLDTGARGLSNEQFDIEDLLRKTSFGAYQAEAPASLYDHKPAMENIGYSGYSYPDSAVSNILDGSTRLNDVDNHSSDQVGGLKIKIRSRLPQERPNSNFVDQGSANRRLRLAVRNHTRVSNHNKEEDEGHSTITEAREAGQSTSDEWEKVHAIDDEEEVTSRDYSVNKDYDLGGKNEISCETNQPPEPSNSGKPVTRGMATRIRLMVNGSPGSVANSNVSDTKYGQEDKVKSSITEASETREESPRLNEQEVKCHPMKLDANQKIAEEPSTSLVDENKKTIEEAATKTRSRTGGDDNSLHSGHIGMSVPSKNRHLNTVFIITVGIPLVLTMFVAFSGIWISH, encoded by the exons ATGGCGGTGTTGTCGATGGAGTCGCTGCCGCTCGGATTCCGGTTCCGGCCGACGGACGAGGAGCTCATCAACCACTACCTACGTCTCAAGATCAACGGCCGTCATTCAGAGGTCCAAGTCATCCCCGATATCGACGTCTGTAAATGGGAGCCCTGGGATTTGCCTA AGTTGTCGATGATAAAGTCGGATGATCAAGAATGGTTCTTCTTCTGCCCGCGTGACAGGAAGTATCCGAATGGTCATCGTTCCAACAGAGCCACGGATGCAGGCTACTGGAAGGCGACCGGGAAGGACCGCACGATTAAGTCACGCCGGTTCAAGTCTGCTGCGAATAGCACAGGCTTGGTTGGGATGAAGAAGACGTTGGTTTTCTACAAAGGCCGTGCTCCCAAGGGCGAGCGCACCAGCTGGATCATGCATGAGTATCGTCCTACTCAGAAGGAGCTTGATGGTACCGCTCCTGGCCAG TGTGCCTATGTTCTGTGTCGCCTGTTCCATAAACCAGAGGAGAAGGCTGAAGTTCTGAAGTATGATGAAGTCGACCAGCCTGGCTTATCTCCTACCACCTCTCCTGATGAGACATCCTCAGAtgtagttcaggaatcacctaCTCCAGATATGAAAGGTGGAAAGGAATCAGAAGGTATATCGCAGTGGAATGACAGTTTTGACCACATGACCCCTGATACTGTGACTATGCCACCTATTGACAGTTATATGGCTTCTGATGTGGAAGTGTCTGGACCAGAAGAAACAATCTTTTCT GGAGAAATGAGCTTCTTTGAGCCCACATTTGACTGCAAAATCTTCTCACCATCGCATACACCATTCGATGCAGAACTGGATTATGTCGGTTCGCCTCTTGAGTTTGGCAATCATAACAATGGATTGTACTTTCAGGATGGCACATGTGAACAGGATGTATACCTCCCAGAGGTGTTCGATGAGGTTGGcaataaaaattatgaaagCTCCCTCGAGGAGAGTCAGAAGAACTTGGTTGTGGGCAGTGAAGCCTATCTATCTGATTCATTCATGTTGCAAGACATACCACCAGAAAACCCGTGGCTAAATGGTGCATGGGGTTACCCAGACGCCAAAGCCGCCCAG CATAATCTGGACACTGGAGCTCGTGGCTTGTCCAATGAGCAGTTTGATATTGAGGATCTGCTACGGAAAACCTCATTTGGTGCTTACCAAGCTGAAGCTCCAGCATCTCTTTATGACCATAAACCTGCCATGGAAAATATTGGATATTCTGGTTACTCATATCCTGATTCTGCTGTGTCAAATATTCTGGATGGATCTACCCGTTTGAATGATGTCGATAACCATAGCAGTGATCAAGTTGGTGgactaaaaatcaaaatcaggtCCCGCCTTCCTCAAGAACGACCAAATTCGAACTTTGTGGATCAGGGTTCTGCCAACAGAAGACTTCGTTTAGCAGTTCGTAACCATACAAGGGTTTCAAACcacaacaaagaagaagatgaaggacATTCAACTATCACTGAG GCCAGAGAAGCTGGACAGAGTACTTCTGATGAATGGGAGAAAGTTCATGCAATagatgatgaggaagaagtAACCAGTAGGGATTACTCTGTTAACAAGGATTATGATCTTGGTggtaaaaatgaaattagttgTGAAACCAACCAACCTCCAGAGCCATCAAACTCAGGCAAACCCGTAACTCGTGGCATGGCTACAAGAATCCGCTTGATGGTGAATGGTTCACCTGGGTCAGTTGCCAATAGTAATGTGAGTGATACAAAGTATGGGCAAGAAGACAAAGTGAAATCTAGTATTACTGAG GCCAGCGAAACCAGAGAGGAAAGTCCTCGCCTCAACGAGCAGGAGGTAAAGTGTCATCCAATGAAGTTGGATGCGAACCAGAAAATTGCTGAAGAACCCTCAACTTCCCTGGTTGACGAGAACAAGAAAACCATTGAAGAAGCCGCAACAAAGACCAGGTCAAGGACCGGAGGGGATGATAATTCGTTACACAGCGGCCATATTGGGATGTCAGTGCCATCTAAAAATCGTCACCTGAATACTGTGTTCATCATTACAGTTGGGATCCCCTTAGTTCTAACCATGTTCGTAGCTTTTAGTGGAATATGGATATCCCATTAG
- the LOC101314045 gene encoding F-box/LRR-repeat protein 2-like, with translation MGVHTGEKLGIFSSLHDDLVGLIINQVKDKQDRKSFSEVCKQWFKLEGLDRSSLTLNVTNPGFSLHALTRFPNIVSMRVRDCQTHTDLEFIAQTCPKIESVRVECRDEKPVGGVLSPKGLRALGEGCPKLCIVDIVGRKAIGNSGVVELLHSTHNLDALGLLDNELISDEALRGIGCTSSISILDLIHCHNITDEGLAFLANGSTSRTLKKLIIDCCPEITDTGVEHLRKMCSLESLELCLLGTRSPITDIGGLGISAIRTLKELILIHPDVSDSTMVALAENCSKLETLDIKGCENVTIAGICAFCNHKCLKILTHGRM, from the coding sequence ATGGGTGTACACACCGGAGAGAAATTAGGGATATTTTCATCGTTGCACGACGATTTAGTTGGCCTAATCATTAACCAGGTCAAAGACAAACAAGATAGAAAATCGTTTTCCGAGGTCTGCAAGCAATGGTTCAAACTTGAAGGTCTAGACCGATCATCACTTACCCTTAATGTTACCAACCCTGGATTTTCGCTTCATGCACTAACTAGATTCCCAAATATAGTCAGTATGAGAGTACGTGATTGCCAGACCCACACTGACCTTGAGTTCATAGCCCAAACATGTCCCAAAATCGAGAGCGTCAGGGTTGAATGCAGAGATGAGAAGCCGGTAGGTGGTGTTTTGAGCCCGAAAGGTCTACGTGCTTTGGGAGAAGGGTGTCCCAAATTGTGTATTGTTGATATTGTAGGGCGAAAGGCAATAGGGAATTCTGGAGTTGTTGAGCTTCTACATTCAACACATAACTTGGATGCCCTTGGTTTGCTGGACAATGAGTTGATATCTGATGAAGCCCTCAGAGGAATTGGGTGCACATCTTCCATTAGCATTCTAGATTTGATACATTGTCATAACATTACCGACGAGGGATTGGCTTTCTTGGCGAATGGATCTACCTCAAGGACCCTCAAGAAATTGATCATCGACTGTTGCCCTGAAATCACTGATACTGGGGTTGAGCATTTGCGCAAAATGTGTAGCCTGGAGAGCCTGGAATTGTGCTTGTTGGGAACAAGGAGTCCAATCACTGATATTGGAGGTCTGGGAATCTCTGCAATTAGAACCCTCAAGGAATTAATATTGATTCATCCGGACGTGTCTGACTCTACAATGGTCGCTCTTGCGGAAAATTGTAGCAAACTGGAAACACTTGATATAAAGGGTTGTGAAAATGTAACTATAGCTGGCATTTGTGCATTTTGCAATCATAAGTGCTTGAAGATCCTTACACATGGGAGGATGTAA
- the LOC101295582 gene encoding heavy metal-associated isoprenylated plant protein 26-like, giving the protein MATSLKRTFGSILSSIVYLFYTNDHHHDQRYHQHHHQHHHHKSSRSNIHKLKYNMPRGRPLSLQTVELKVRMCCTGCERVVKHAIFKLKGIDSVEVDLPMEKVTVVGYVERNKVLKAVRRAGKRAEFWPDHPLYFTSTSDYFRDTTNEFKESYNYYKHGYNIGDKHGTLPVAHRGDDKVSNMFNDDNVNACSIM; this is encoded by the exons ATGGCAACCTCACTAAAGAGAACATTTGGCTCAATCCTATCTTCCATTGTATACTTGTTTTACACGAACGATCACCACCACGATCAACGCTACCATCAACACCACCATCAACACCACCATCACAAAAGCAGCAGAAGCAACATCCACAAGCTCAAGTACAACATGCCTAGAGGTCGACCCCTTTCGTTGCAG ACTGTGGAGCTCAAAGTCAGGATGTGCTGCACTGGTTGTGAGAGAGTTGTCAAGCATGCGATTTTCAAGCTCAAAG GGATTGATTCGGTCGAGGTGGATTTACCGATGGAAAAGGTGACAGTAGTCGGGTATGTTGAACGGAACAAGGTCCTAAAGGCGGTGAGGAGGGCCGGAAAGAGGGCAGAGTTCTGGCCGGACCATCCCTTGTACTTCACATCCACCAGTGACTATTTCAGGGACACAACCAATGAGTTTAAAGAGAGCTACAATTACTACAAGCATGGTTACAATATTGGGGACAAACACGGTACCCTTCCGGTGGCTCATCGGGGAGACGATAAAGTCAGCAACATGTTCAACGATGATAATGTCAATGCTTGCTCAATCATGTAA
- the LOC101295876 gene encoding uncharacterized protein LOC101295876 has product MEEDGHGKRVSSRLSAKAPPFRLNRFTAQPTWTSSLTSPDPCDSLLKSLSNVNLEEDPLPSASNFGFDSLQGSSFGRHEASLACNNYAYEQGKPVKKSKLYDNNSGSARDKCSHLTMGKENPFTSRSTNQVDAGIFSFSVVNSVATPFEFPMSVKCSASMLQSYSQPELPYTTPVAGWNQTNSTMTFGESGLTKSDPCTDNFTVSRSPRDNAFPDVESGSSDTCITFSPSKSILLKNAEVTGGSAVIHKDNSSKYSSHDIMDLHQLLYGEGKKNDHDKSSSYKGNERTCVEAVSSEGSDPLLTDKSDPQVTLKKPHDKSSLEHQDAEEAISLSTKLDGNDSDVDSPCWRGSLASRQTPLGVSRSLSSHSIENVQEASYSLNPLAPHFFPRPSKAIDNCYANEYDADDFSSFIKSDSGAVGAVSSFSKENISVDKAGAKSSLSINGMGTQTSNNIHESKREYALLNKSGSDSALSKGVSKLLSTDSKIDVSTVLDMMHDLSSFLVQNCSNDVLLDDHDLIQHIINNLRMCIQHRAGGKCSIPDFTVSGTSNFPNKSTEIIEVGCSNMGFQETNTGPFDVPLELDYQNLINRLDFTGRMLDSFPSDSNIGTGKSKDIIQVMGNTGRDNYLTKDEIDPQALVYKKLWLEAEATLRAMKYERCVMQEIGYGMTQSKQK; this is encoded by the exons ATGGAGGAGGATGGTCATGGAAAGAGAGTCTCATCTCGTTTGTCAGCTAAAGCTCCGCCCTTTAGATTGAACCGATTTACTGCCCAACCCACTTGGACCTCTTCATTGACTTCACCAGACCCTTGTGATTCCTTGCTCAAATCCTTGTCTAATGTCAACTTGGAAGAAGACCCATTACCATCTGCATCGAATTTCGGGTTTGATTCATTGCAGGGTTCATCGTTTGGCCGGCATGAAGCCAGTTTGGCCTGCAACAACTATGCTTATGAACAAG GAAAGCCTGTTAAAAAATCGAAACTCTATGATAACAACTCTGGGAGTGCTCGTGATAAATGCAGTCATTTGACCAtgggaaaagaaaatccattCACTTCAAGATCCACAAACCAAGTTGATGCTGgaattttctccttttcagtGGTTAATTCTGTGGCGACTCCGTTTGAGTTTCCGATGTCAGTTAAGTGCTCTGCATCTATGCTTCAGAGTTATTCTCAACCTGAGCTTCCATATACTACACCAGTTGCGGGTTGGAACCAAACTAATTCGACAATGACTTTTGGTGAGAGTGGTTTGACGAAATCTGATCCTTGTACAGACAATTTTACCGTATCCCGGTCACCAAGAGACAATGCTTTTCCAGATGTGGAGTCTGGTTCATCAGATACCTGCATAACATTTTCTCCCTCGAAAtccattttgttaaaaaatgCTGAGGTTACAGGCGGCTCTGCAGTGATACACAAAGATAATTCTTCTAAATACAGTTCTCATGACATAATGGATCTCCACCAGCTGCTGTATGGTGAAGGCAAAAAGAATGACCATGATAAAAGTTCGAGTTATAAAGGAAACGAAAGGACATGTGTTGAAGCTGTATCTAGTGAGGGTTCAGACCCGTTACTAACAGATAAGTCTGATCCACAAGTCACCTTAAAGAAGCCTCATGATAAATCTAGTTTGGAACATCAGGATGCTGAGGAAGCTATTTCTCTTTCGACAAAGTTGGATGGGAACGACTCGGATGTGGACTCACCTTGTTGGAGAGGAAGTCTGGCTTCTAGACAAACTCCACTTGGAGTTTCAAGGTCTTTGAGTTCACATTCTATTGAAAATGTACAAGAAGCAAGTTATAGTCTGAATCCGCTGGCGCCTCATTTTTTCCCTCGGCCTTCTAAAGCAATCGATAATTGCTATGCAAATGAATATGACGCAGATGATTTCTCATCTTTCATAAAGAGTGATTCTGGAGCTGTAGGTGCTGTAAGTTCATTCTCCAAGGAAAATATATCTGTTGATAAAGCAGGAGCAAAGTCGTCATTATCAATTAATGGAATGGGTACTCAAACTTCCAATAACATCCATGAATCAAAAAGAGAATATGCGCTGCTCAATAAATCTGGAAGTGACTCTGCACTTAGCAAGGGTGTATCCAAGTTACTGTCTACAGATTCAAAAATAGATGTTTCAACAGTGCTAGATATGATGCATGATCTATCAAGTTTTCTTGTACAAAATTGTTCAAATGACGTTTTATTGGATGACCATGACTTGATCCAGCATATAATCAATAACCTGCGTATGTGCATCCAACATAGGGCTGGAGGAAAGTGTTCAATACCTGATTTTACGGTTTCAGGCACTTCGAACTTTCCTAATAAGTCAACAGAGATCATCGAGGTGGGG TGCTCGAACATGGGGTTTCAAGAAACAAATACAGGGCCTTTTGACGTTCCACTTGAACTTGATTATCAGAATTTGATCAATCGTCTTGATTTTACTGGGAGAATGTTGGATTCCTTTCCTTCAGATAGCAACATAGGTACTGGGAAGAGCAAAGACATTATTCAG GTCATGGGAAACACTGGGAGGGATAATTATTTAACCAAGGACGAGATAGATCCACAAGCTTTAGTATACAAAAAACTGTGGCTTGAAGCTGAAGCAACATTGCGTGCCATGAAGTATGAAAGATGTGTGATGCAGGAAATTGGATATGGGATGACACAatctaaacaaaaataa